One Methanobacterium sp. genomic region harbors:
- the priS gene encoding DNA primase catalytic subunit PriS — MEFFKQATPEERRIYYKEEWDVNQVPDFILDQLENREFGFDHFGRGPNDRYKTFNSPEYLRRFLRSKTPFAAYCSVAFYERPRKREGWMQAELVFDVDAKDIPIRTCNCDNVCEICLNEAKEIVGNIIDTLKSDLGLKNIHLSYSGRGYHIRVLDESVMEMDSDVRSQILKYVVGADVPNDKYENRDQIYTLRHYSIPFGYPKVFTDRIKYSILHLTKDSKIEGISKNLLNKTLENRKLIENDQWGLFLNKLDPNHPKTGARNYNKLISSIASLNMSLVDGKVSIDLKRILRLPSSLHSKVSMRCTEVKNIETFDPFKDAVPKFVWERND, encoded by the coding sequence ATGGAATTTTTCAAACAGGCAACTCCTGAAGAACGCAGGATCTACTATAAAGAAGAATGGGATGTTAATCAGGTCCCTGATTTCATATTGGACCAGCTTGAAAACCGTGAATTTGGGTTTGACCACTTTGGAAGAGGTCCCAACGACAGGTACAAAACTTTTAATTCTCCAGAATATCTTAGGAGGTTTTTAAGATCTAAAACCCCTTTTGCAGCGTACTGTTCAGTTGCCTTTTATGAAAGGCCGCGAAAAAGAGAAGGATGGATGCAGGCTGAACTTGTTTTTGATGTTGACGCTAAAGATATTCCCATAAGGACATGTAACTGTGATAATGTCTGCGAAATATGCTTAAATGAAGCTAAAGAAATTGTAGGAAACATTATTGACACTTTAAAAAGCGATTTAGGTTTAAAAAACATTCACCTGAGCTATTCTGGTAGAGGATACCATATACGTGTTCTTGATGAGTCTGTTATGGAAATGGACAGTGATGTGAGGTCTCAAATTTTAAAATATGTTGTAGGGGCAGATGTCCCTAATGATAAATATGAAAATAGAGACCAAATTTACACCCTCAGACACTATTCTATTCCTTTTGGGTATCCAAAGGTATTTACAGACAGGATCAAATATTCGATCCTCCATTTAACCAAAGACTCTAAAATTGAAGGCATCAGTAAAAATTTGCTTAATAAAACCCTTGAAAATAGAAAATTAATAGAAAATGATCAATGGGGACTTTTTTTGAACAAACTAGACCCTAATCACCCTAAAACAGGTGCTAGAAATTATAATAAATTAATAAGCAGTATAGCATCGCTAAACATGAGTTTAGTTGATGGAAAAGTATCAATTGACCTCAAAAGGATTCTTAGACTCCCTTCATCTTTGCATTCTAAGGTTAGTATGCGATGTACCGAAGTTAAAAATATTGAAACATTTGACCCATTTAAGGATGCTGTTCCTAAATTTGTGTGGGAAAGGAACGATTGA
- the cca gene encoding CCA tRNA nucleotidyltransferase, translating into MENIDFNNILKVIKPTQEENEKVKLLSDKLINIINKIARENNINAEAALVGSVAKGTWLSGKADVDIFMKFPLSTSEDDLKKYGLKLGDKCIKEMHGDHELRYASHPYITGFIEGFEIDFVPCYIIKNAEELKSAVDRTILHTEYVLANLGEKQKGEVLLLKKFMGSIHTYSAEFKVGGFSGYLCELLIINYGSFLNVLNAASNEWRPNYKIDIEDYGTGDLFKEPLVVIDPTDKNRNVAAALKLQKMSEFIVASRNFLDDPKEEYFFDKQIDINKNEIKNEFESRKTKTFLIRFKPPEIPADALYPQIKKTENSLNGVLEREDFKVFNTDSWTDESQNVIILLEMEIWKLPQVKKHLGPFVWSKGHQTKFMEKYGTKTYVEENRWVAEVDRKYKEVKPFLDNILIENKIGFLKFGKHIKAEILKKYEIVDILKFMESDKCSEDIMLFFYEYLNKNVYLWR; encoded by the coding sequence TTGGAAAATATCGATTTTAACAACATACTGAAGGTAATAAAACCTACACAAGAAGAAAATGAAAAAGTAAAGTTATTATCAGATAAACTGATTAATATTATAAACAAAATTGCAAGAGAAAATAACATTAATGCAGAAGCAGCACTTGTAGGTTCGGTAGCAAAAGGTACATGGCTTTCTGGAAAAGCTGATGTTGATATTTTCATGAAATTCCCTTTAAGTACTTCAGAAGATGATTTAAAAAAATATGGATTGAAATTAGGAGATAAATGTATCAAGGAGATGCATGGTGACCATGAATTGAGATATGCTTCTCATCCATATATTACTGGATTTATCGAAGGGTTTGAAATTGATTTTGTGCCATGTTACATTATTAAAAATGCTGAAGAGCTTAAATCCGCAGTGGACAGGACTATACTGCACACAGAATACGTGCTTGCAAATTTGGGAGAAAAACAGAAAGGTGAAGTCCTCCTTCTTAAAAAATTCATGGGGTCCATCCATACATACAGCGCAGAATTCAAAGTAGGGGGATTTTCAGGGTACCTATGTGAACTACTTATTATCAATTATGGATCGTTTTTAAATGTCTTAAATGCCGCAAGCAATGAATGGAGACCTAATTATAAAATAGATATTGAAGATTATGGAACTGGTGATCTTTTTAAGGAACCACTTGTAGTTATTGACCCCACCGATAAAAACAGGAATGTTGCAGCAGCCTTAAAGCTTCAAAAGATGTCTGAATTTATTGTTGCCTCACGAAATTTCCTTGATGATCCAAAAGAGGAATATTTCTTTGATAAACAAATAGATATAAATAAAAATGAAATAAAGAATGAATTTGAAAGCCGGAAAACTAAAACATTTTTAATCAGGTTTAAACCTCCTGAAATCCCTGCCGATGCCCTTTATCCCCAAATTAAAAAGACTGAAAATTCCTTAAATGGAGTTTTAGAAAGGGAAGATTTCAAAGTATTCAATACAGATTCATGGACAGATGAATCTCAAAACGTTATAATACTCCTTGAAATGGAAATATGGAAGCTTCCGCAGGTAAAAAAACATTTAGGTCCTTTCGTATGGTCAAAGGGTCACCAAACCAAGTTCATGGAAAAATATGGAACTAAAACTTATGTGGAAGAAAACAGGTGGGTTGCAGAGGTTGACCGGAAATATAAAGAGGTTAAACCATTCCTTGATAATATTTTAATTGAAAACAAGATAGGATTTCTTAAATTTGGGAAACACATCAAGGCTGAAATTTTAAAGAAATATGAAATAGTGGATATTTTGAAGTTTATGGAGTCAGATAAGTGTAGTGAAGATATAATGCTCTTCTTCTACGAGTATTTAAATAAAAATGTGTACCTGTGGCGATAG
- the thpR gene encoding RNA 2',3'-cyclic phosphodiesterase encodes MRAFLAAEIDEELKEKISDVQKQLKEADAPVKYVEPHNLHFTFKFFGEIDEEKSEEIVSAVEAKVQNYSPFEISIKGVGLFPNQRYIRVVWLGVEDSGPFSRLQMAMDEDFQKMGFKKERSYVPHLTMGRVRGAKNKDALLSKIDELKDIEIGKMKIEKLLLKESVLKRDGPVYTTVNEFVL; translated from the coding sequence ATGAGGGCATTTTTAGCTGCAGAAATTGATGAAGAACTTAAAGAGAAAATATCAGATGTGCAAAAACAGTTAAAGGAAGCTGATGCACCAGTAAAATATGTAGAACCCCATAATTTACATTTTACATTTAAATTCTTTGGTGAGATAGATGAAGAGAAGTCCGAGGAAATTGTAAGTGCAGTGGAAGCTAAAGTGCAGAATTATTCTCCATTTGAAATTTCTATTAAGGGTGTTGGTTTATTTCCAAATCAAAGATATATAAGAGTAGTTTGGCTTGGAGTGGAAGATTCAGGTCCTTTTTCAAGGCTACAGATGGCAATGGATGAAGATTTCCAGAAAATGGGATTTAAAAAAGAGAGAAGCTACGTACCTCACCTTACAATGGGACGGGTTAGAGGTGCTAAAAATAAAGACGCCCTTTTATCTAAGATTGACGAGCTGAAAGATATAGAAATTGGAAAAATGAAAATTGAAAAACTTTTACTTAAAGAAAGCGTGCTCAAGCGTGATGGACCAGTATATACCACTGTAAACGAATTTGTTCTTTAA
- a CDS encoding 3-dehydroquinate synthase II: MKFAWIMAEHPSWDEKKGIITTALESGINHVVDFDDVESIKKLGNIKIVSDNEEADIVLVGRKGEGDGTLPLPDSLSESKDLAAIGELKSKGKTVAAYIEITSKRLEELASEAGRSADYVILVGKDWKIIPLENIIADLQREDVKIIAAVPDYEEARLALETLEHGTDGVLLYTSDIPQIKKVASLIERIESEHYNLVPATVTLVKPVGSGDRVCVDTSSMMSIGEGMLIGSYSRGLFLVHSESMESEYVASRPFRVNAGPVHAYVMTPNNRTRYLSEIETGDEVLTVDKEGNTKTAIVGRIKIEKRPLMLIEAEYEGVKIRTLLQNAETIRLVNEEGEPVSVADIKAGDKVMVYLDKGARHFGMSIEETIIEK, translated from the coding sequence ATGAAATTTGCATGGATCATGGCAGAACACCCCAGCTGGGACGAAAAGAAAGGTATCATTACCACAGCACTGGAGTCCGGGATAAACCACGTTGTTGACTTCGATGACGTTGAAAGCATAAAGAAATTGGGAAACATCAAGATAGTTTCAGATAACGAAGAAGCAGATATAGTCCTGGTAGGTAGAAAAGGTGAAGGGGACGGCACACTCCCACTTCCAGATAGTTTATCTGAGTCAAAAGATTTGGCAGCTATAGGTGAATTGAAAAGTAAAGGAAAAACAGTTGCAGCATATATCGAAATTACAAGTAAAAGACTTGAAGAACTCGCATCTGAAGCTGGAAGATCTGCAGATTATGTGATCCTTGTAGGAAAAGATTGGAAAATTATTCCTTTAGAAAACATTATAGCAGACTTACAAAGGGAAGATGTTAAAATAATTGCAGCTGTTCCAGACTACGAGGAAGCAAGGCTTGCTCTTGAGACATTAGAGCATGGTACGGATGGAGTACTATTATATACCTCAGATATACCTCAAATTAAAAAAGTTGCTTCGTTAATTGAAAGGATTGAATCTGAACATTACAACCTCGTGCCTGCTACAGTGACCCTTGTAAAACCTGTAGGTTCTGGAGATAGGGTCTGTGTTGATACCAGTTCCATGATGTCAATTGGGGAAGGAATGCTCATTGGATCTTATTCCAGGGGATTATTCCTTGTGCACAGTGAATCAATGGAAAGTGAATATGTAGCTTCACGTCCGTTTAGGGTAAATGCAGGTCCAGTACACGCATACGTGATGACTCCAAATAATAGAACCAGATACCTTTCAGAAATTGAAACTGGAGATGAAGTTTTAACTGTAGATAAAGAAGGTAACACCAAAACTGCTATTGTTGGCAGGATTAAAATTGAAAAACGGCCTTTAATGCTTATTGAAGCAGAATATGAAGGTGTTAAAATAAGGACACTGCTTCAAAATGCTGAAACTATACGGCTTGTAAACGAAGAAGGGGAACCAGTATCGGTTGCAGATATTAAAGCAGGCGATAAAGTTATGGTTTATCTAGATAAAGGCGCAAGACATTTTGGAATGTCCATTGAAGAGACCATAATTGAAAAATAG
- a CDS encoding 2-amino-3,7-dideoxy-D-threo-hept-6-ulosonate synthase: MIGKKIRIERIINRKTGRTVIVPMDHGVSIGPVAGIGNMCETIDEVASGGANAVLMHKGMVGTGHRGYGRDIGLIIHLSASTSLSPDPDHKVLVTTVEKALKIGADAVSVHVNVGSDMEPEMLETLGITSEICDEWGMPLIAMMYPRGEKIDSEHDVDVVKLAARAGAELGADIIKTNYTGNPDTFREVVGGCPVPVVIAGGPKVETNEQLLQMVKDSVNVGGAGVAIGRNVFQAESPRKTTRAIAEIVHNNMDVEEALKIIEGK, from the coding sequence ATGATTGGTAAAAAGATTAGAATTGAAAGAATAATAAACAGAAAGACAGGAAGAACTGTAATAGTACCCATGGATCACGGTGTTTCCATAGGGCCGGTAGCTGGTATTGGCAATATGTGCGAAACCATTGATGAAGTTGCAAGCGGAGGAGCAAATGCTGTTTTAATGCATAAAGGAATGGTTGGAACTGGTCACAGAGGATACGGGCGCGATATTGGTCTTATAATCCATTTATCAGCCAGTACTTCATTAAGCCCTGACCCAGATCATAAAGTACTGGTCACAACAGTTGAAAAAGCCTTAAAAATAGGTGCTGATGCTGTATCTGTCCATGTAAATGTTGGATCTGATATGGAACCAGAAATGCTCGAGACACTTGGAATAACCTCTGAAATTTGTGATGAATGGGGAATGCCTCTTATTGCTATGATGTACCCAAGGGGAGAAAAAATCGACAGCGAACACGATGTCGATGTTGTGAAACTTGCAGCAAGAGCTGGAGCAGAACTTGGAGCAGATATAATAAAAACAAATTATACTGGAAACCCAGATACATTCCGGGAAGTTGTTGGAGGATGTCCGGTCCCTGTGGTAATAGCTGGAGGACCTAAAGTTGAAACAAATGAACAGCTCCTTCAAATGGTGAAAGATTCTGTAAATGTAGGTGGAGCAGGCGTTGCAATTGGAAGAAATGTGTTCCAGGCAGAATCACCTAGAAAAACTACAAGGGCTATTGCAGAAATTGTTCACAACAACATGGATGTAGAAGAAGCCCTGAAAATAATTGAAGGTAAATAG
- a CDS encoding class I SAM-dependent methyltransferase, whose product MIKVVYNIKVYREALKDIIKADDVVVELGCHVGNSTKILSELAPEGKIFAMDNSPESVESMGKLCQEYKNIEFKKADVRLHETLEYVIKKIKTCDVLSVDLGGGYHPDTTFKVFFIWSSSLKPRDTIIRNRGLLDFIHSSKTEEMIKSEHGWLESSGKDGVPPRLKEFTLWSSKIK is encoded by the coding sequence ATGATAAAAGTAGTGTATAATATTAAAGTTTATAGGGAAGCTTTGAAAGATATTATAAAAGCAGACGATGTTGTAGTGGAACTTGGGTGTCATGTTGGAAATTCCACCAAAATTCTCTCTGAACTTGCACCAGAAGGCAAAATTTTTGCCATGGATAATAGTCCTGAATCTGTAGAAAGTATGGGAAAATTATGTCAGGAATATAAGAACATAGAGTTTAAAAAAGCTGATGTAAGGCTCCATGAAACACTGGAATATGTTATAAAAAAGATCAAAACATGCGATGTATTATCTGTAGACCTTGGAGGGGGTTACCACCCTGACACAACTTTCAAGGTCTTTTTCATATGGTCATCAAGTTTAAAACCTCGAGATACCATAATAAGAAATAGAGGTCTTCTTGACTTCATACATTCATCAAAAACAGAAGAAATGATAAAATCTGAACATGGTTGGTTGGAATCATCTGGTAAAGATGGTGTCCCTCCAAGGTTGAAAGAATTTACACTCTGGTCATCTAAAATTAAGTAG